The genomic DNA GGTCGGTGTCGATCCGGAGCGCCACGATGCGGTCGAGGCGGAAATGCCGGAAGTCCTGCCGCGTCTCGCACCAGGCGGCCAGGACCTCGGCCTCCCCGAAGAAGCCGATCGCCACCGGCCAGACGATGCGCTCGCTCGCGACACCCTTCTTGTCCGTGTAGCGGAGGTGCAGGCGCCGCTCCTGCTGCATCGCCTCGCGCAGCGTGGCGAGATGCGGGGCGCCGGCGCTGTCGTCCATGCCGGAGAGCAGGGCGCCATCGCGTGCCTGGAGTTCGGCCTCCGGCGGCATGGCGGCGAGGATCTTGGCCAACGCGTCCTCGGCCGCCTCGTCGAGCACCGGGTCGCCGCGCTGGGCGACGAAGCGCAGGCCGAGCAGGAGCGCGTCCATCTCGTCCTCGCTGAAACGCAAGGGCGGAAGGAAGAAGCCGGGCCGGAGAACATAGCCAAGCCCGGCCTCGCCCTCGATGGCGGCGCCCTGGGCCTGGAGGGTGGCGATGTCGCGATAGAGGGTGCGCAGCGAAACGCCAAGTTCCTCGGCCAGATCGGCGCCGCGGACCGGATGCCGCCTTCGGCGCAGGGCCTGGAGCAGGTCGAGCAGGCGGGCGGAACGGGACAGCGCGGCGATTCCCTGGCGAGAAAGCCGAGTGTCGGGCGCAGCGATCCAGGCTGGCAAGCCAACC from Roseomonas gilardii includes the following:
- a CDS encoding helix-turn-helix transcriptional regulator, whose protein sequence is MPAWIAAPDTRLSRQGIAALSRSARLLDLLQALRRRRHPVRGADLAEELGVSLRTLYRDIATLQAQGAAIEGEAGLGYVLRPGFFLPPLRFSEDEMDALLLGLRFVAQRGDPVLDEAAEDALAKILAAMPPEAELQARDGALLSGMDDSAGAPHLATLREAMQQERRLHLRYTDKKGVASERIVWPVAIGFFGEAEVLAAWCETRQDFRHFRLDRIVALRIDTDRYPRRRRLLLAEWRLQQDLEDLF